The proteins below come from a single Caenibius sp. WL genomic window:
- a CDS encoding ABC transporter permease subunit, translating to MRLINIKPGRGGRLIAGLVPILILVLIYMIASEARHAVNPSDKVLPTFGAMGDAILRFAAQRDPMTGNITLMADTMASLYRLGIGLAIATVGSLVLGLLLGVIPMVRATLGPIVTVIAVIPPIAVLPILFIVMGLGEASKIALIALGIAPYMTRDLAAYVAGLPNEQFLKAQTLGANSWLVAVRVALPQLMPKLIESLRFSMGPAWVFLIAAEAVASDIGLGYRIFLVRRYLAMDIILPYVAWISLLAIAADFLLHTISRKGFPWAHGGAR from the coding sequence GTGCGCCTGATAAATATCAAACCCGGCCGAGGAGGGCGCCTGATCGCCGGTCTGGTGCCGATTTTGATCCTTGTCCTGATCTACATGATCGCGTCGGAAGCGCGCCATGCCGTGAACCCTTCCGACAAGGTGCTGCCGACCTTTGGCGCGATGGGGGACGCAATCCTCCGTTTCGCGGCCCAGCGCGATCCGATGACGGGCAACATCACGCTGATGGCCGACACCATGGCCAGCCTCTACCGCTTGGGTATCGGGCTGGCCATAGCCACCGTCGGATCGCTCGTCCTCGGTCTGCTGCTCGGTGTGATCCCGATGGTTCGGGCCACGCTGGGGCCGATCGTAACGGTAATCGCGGTGATCCCGCCGATTGCCGTGCTGCCGATCCTGTTCATTGTCATGGGATTGGGCGAAGCATCGAAAATCGCGCTGATCGCCCTTGGCATCGCCCCCTACATGACGCGCGATCTCGCCGCTTATGTCGCGGGCCTGCCGAACGAACAGTTCCTCAAGGCGCAGACGCTCGGGGCCAACAGCTGGCTGGTCGCCGTCCGGGTCGCCCTGCCGCAGCTCATGCCCAAGCTGATCGAAAGCCTGCGGTTTTCGATGGGCCCGGCGTGGGTGTTCCTGATCGCGGCCGAAGCGGTCGCCTCCGATATCGGGCTTGGCTACCGCATCTTCCTCGTCCGGCGTTATCTCGCGATGGATATCATCCTGCCTTACGTGGCGTGGATTTCGCTTCTCGCCATCGCCGCCGATTTCCTTCTCCACACCATCAGCCGCAAGGGCTTTCCCTGGGCCCATGGAGGTGCGCGATGA